The proteins below come from a single Methyloprofundus sedimenti genomic window:
- the lpdA gene encoding dihydrolipoyl dehydrogenase, translating to MSQQKNDFDVIVIGAGPAGYVAATRATQLGLKTACIDNWDSKKSTPCLGGNYVNGGCISAVALLESAKLFHLANHGLADHGISADNIKADIPKMQKRKEAIVALLNQQVEQIFIDNKVKTIKAHAQLINPNRVEIIPFSDNLPKVITADKIILAAGSSPVELKFAPIDNEFIIDVQKALNLQSVPKTLGIIGAGAIGIELAGIWNKLGTKVVLLEAQESFMTMADQEISDEAFKLYCKQGMDIRLGARVISTNIEQNQVNVEYEDKQGRHQCFFEKLVVASGRKPNTETLIAASADLLLDEEGFVHVDENCCSTLPGVYAIGDLTLSGPMLAHKGIEEGIFVAELIAGQQSPINYHTIPNVIYTDPEIAWVGQTEQDLLAIGENIKTSNFPFSSTSRSQIKGTTSGMVKMIMQADTEVILGVHIIGFLASELIAEAVLAMEFSATAEDLARTIHAHPTLSEAIHESALSLSGRSLHISV from the coding sequence ATGTCTCAACAAAAAAATGATTTCGATGTTATTGTCATAGGTGCCGGACCCGCAGGATATGTTGCGGCGACCCGCGCTACTCAACTTGGTCTTAAAACGGCTTGTATTGATAATTGGGACTCAAAAAAATCTACTCCTTGTCTTGGTGGCAATTATGTCAATGGAGGATGTATTTCTGCCGTCGCACTATTAGAGTCAGCTAAATTATTTCATCTAGCCAATCATGGCCTGGCTGATCATGGTATCAGTGCAGACAATATAAAGGCTGATATTCCCAAAATGCAGAAGCGCAAAGAAGCTATAGTTGCCTTATTAAATCAACAAGTGGAACAAATATTTATCGATAATAAAGTTAAAACCATTAAAGCCCATGCTCAACTTATCAATCCTAATCGAGTAGAAATAATTCCCTTTAGCGACAACTTACCCAAAGTCATTACCGCTGATAAAATCATTCTTGCTGCAGGCTCTAGCCCTGTGGAGCTGAAATTCGCCCCGATAGACAATGAATTTATTATTGATGTGCAAAAGGCATTGAATTTACAAAGTGTCCCAAAGACACTGGGAATTATTGGTGCCGGCGCAATAGGTATCGAGCTGGCTGGTATCTGGAATAAATTAGGTACAAAAGTGGTTCTGCTTGAAGCACAAGAATCTTTTATGACCATGGCTGATCAGGAAATATCTGATGAAGCTTTTAAACTCTACTGTAAACAAGGCATGGATATTCGTCTGGGCGCACGGGTTATTTCCACTAATATAGAACAAAACCAGGTAAATGTGGAATATGAAGACAAGCAAGGACGACATCAATGTTTTTTTGAAAAACTGGTAGTCGCTTCAGGCAGAAAACCCAATACGGAAACTCTCATAGCAGCATCCGCAGATTTGCTGCTCGATGAAGAAGGCTTTGTGCATGTCGACGAGAATTGCTGTTCAACACTACCGGGCGTTTATGCAATAGGTGACCTGACATTATCAGGACCAATGTTAGCGCATAAAGGTATTGAAGAGGGAATTTTTGTCGCTGAACTGATCGCAGGCCAGCAATCCCCGATTAACTATCACACTATTCCTAATGTCATTTATACCGACCCTGAAATTGCCTGGGTAGGTCAAACGGAACAAGACCTGCTTGCCATAGGCGAGAATATCAAGACCAGCAACTTCCCTTTCAGCTCAACCAGTCGCTCGCAAATTAAGGGCACAACGTCAGGTATGGTGAAAATGATTATGCAGGCTGATACAGAAGTCATATTAGGCGTTCATATCATCGGTTTTCTGGCCTCTGAATTAATAGCCGAGGCTGTTTTAGCAATGGAGTTTTCGGCAACCGCTGAAGATCTGGCACGGACAATCCATGCCCACCCGACTCTCTCTGAAGCAATTCACGAAAGTGCATTATCCTTAAGCGGGCGTTCATTACATATTTCTGTTTGA